The following proteins come from a genomic window of Bernardetia sp.:
- a CDS encoding MarR family winged helix-turn-helix transcriptional regulator has product MNNNGTQEQRKEVEKNIEDKIDQSLRKKRRSVDFAIKASWLAIAKMYNMIGAEHGITHSTGFVLLNIDQENGSPATKIAPLMGMEARSLTRILKSMEEEGLIVRQSDTEDRRKVMICLTKEGKLRREAARQSVKTFNKQIFDKLSPEKMEHFFEVIEHINRTAERNLSQKNDFVQNVRQKVEEAQKDNFQK; this is encoded by the coding sequence ATGAATAATAATGGCACTCAAGAACAAAGAAAAGAAGTAGAGAAAAACATTGAAGATAAAATAGACCAATCATTACGAAAAAAAAGACGTTCTGTCGATTTTGCTATCAAAGCTTCTTGGCTGGCTATTGCAAAAATGTATAATATGATAGGTGCAGAACACGGAATTACACACTCTACTGGATTTGTTTTGTTGAACATAGACCAAGAAAACGGCTCTCCTGCAACCAAAATAGCTCCGCTTATGGGAATGGAAGCTCGCTCACTGACACGTATTTTGAAGTCAATGGAAGAAGAAGGGCTTATTGTTCGTCAGAGTGATACCGAAGATAGAAGGAAAGTAATGATTTGCCTAACAAAAGAAGGAAAGCTAAGAAGAGAAGCAGCTAGGCAATCTGTAAAGACATTTAATAAGCAAATTTTTGACAAACTTTCTCCAGAGAAAATGGAACATTTTTTTGAGGTTATAGAACATATCAATAGAACAGCAGAAAGAAATTTATCACAAAAAAATGACTTTGTACAGAATGTACGTCAAAAAGTAGAAGAAGCACAGAAAGATAACTTTCAAAAATAA
- a CDS encoding 3-hydroxyacyl-CoA dehydrogenase/enoyl-CoA hydratase family protein, with protein sequence MTTAQAPASVENSKSAKKTAERHIRKVAILGSGVMGSRIAAHFANIGCEVVLLDIIPLEAPKDEKQEKSLLWRNSLVNKFLVEATKSKPAPFYSTSFASRIKTGNLTDNLDWIADCDLILEAVIERLDIKQQLFERVEQYRREDAIIASNTSGIPMHMLIEGRSQGFKEHFCGMHFFNPPRYMRLLEIIPCEHTKPEIVDFLLHYGDLYLGKETVLCKDTPAFIANRVGVFAIMSGLHAVEKYGLTVGEVDRLTGPIIGRAKSATFRTLDVVGLDTTIKVAQGVAQNVPNDEQKHMFELPNIVKELDKRKWYGDKTKQGYFKKTKDEKGKTVILELDLVNYEYKPTEKPNIKVYGKAKDEDDLSKRFAIFLNDDSKYGEFFRTTFYDVFAYVSNRIPEIADHVYQIDDAVSAGFGWEMGPFATWDALGVQDTIAKMEEAGYKVADWVKGVDSFFKTENGQRKYYDIESKSYKTVPGTEEFIVLDAIRGTNKVWGNDGTTIFDLGDGVLGLEFHTKMNAIGSEVIEGINTAISLAEKDYTSLVIGNDSPNFSAGANLAMLYMYALEQEFDEIEMMIRQFQNTMMRAKYSAIPVVAATSGLALGGGCELCLHADHVQAHTETYMGLVEVGVGLIPAGGGTKEMIRRTANSYAGGDPKVNRLQEIFLNIATAKVATSAQEALEMGFLRGHDDYTLNRSRLLADAKRKAMEMVASGYTQPTQQQDIAVEGRTALATFTAGAVGMMYGHYASEHDIKIAKKLAYVIAGGDLSGPAKVSEQYLLDLEREAFLSLTGEQKTLDRVNSILFKGKPLRN encoded by the coding sequence ATGACTACAGCTCAAGCTCCTGCTAGTGTAGAGAACAGCAAAAGCGCAAAAAAAACAGCAGAACGTCACATCCGTAAGGTGGCAATTTTAGGTTCTGGTGTAATGGGTTCTCGTATTGCAGCTCATTTCGCTAACATCGGTTGTGAAGTTGTCTTATTAGACATCATTCCATTAGAAGCTCCAAAAGACGAAAAGCAAGAAAAAAGTCTTCTTTGGAGAAACAGTTTGGTAAACAAGTTCCTCGTAGAAGCTACTAAATCTAAGCCTGCGCCTTTTTATAGCACTAGCTTTGCCAGCCGTATCAAAACAGGAAACCTTACTGATAATTTAGATTGGATTGCTGATTGTGATTTAATCTTAGAAGCTGTCATTGAAAGACTTGATATAAAACAACAACTTTTTGAAAGAGTAGAGCAGTATCGTAGAGAAGATGCTATCATCGCTTCAAATACTTCTGGTATTCCAATGCACATGCTCATCGAAGGCAGAAGCCAAGGCTTTAAAGAGCATTTTTGTGGAATGCACTTCTTCAACCCTCCTCGTTATATGCGTTTGTTGGAGATTATTCCTTGTGAGCATACAAAACCAGAAATTGTAGATTTCTTATTACACTACGGCGACCTTTATTTAGGTAAAGAAACAGTTCTTTGTAAAGATACTCCAGCATTTATCGCTAACCGTGTAGGTGTTTTTGCAATTATGTCTGGTCTTCACGCTGTTGAAAAGTATGGTCTGACAGTAGGTGAAGTAGATAGACTTACAGGTCCAATTATCGGACGTGCAAAATCGGCTACTTTCCGTACCCTTGACGTAGTTGGATTAGATACAACTATCAAAGTAGCGCAAGGTGTAGCGCAAAACGTTCCAAACGACGAGCAAAAACACATGTTTGAGCTTCCAAACATTGTTAAAGAACTTGATAAACGCAAATGGTACGGAGATAAAACCAAACAAGGTTATTTCAAGAAAACAAAAGACGAAAAAGGCAAAACTGTAATCCTTGAGTTAGATTTAGTTAATTACGAATACAAGCCAACAGAAAAGCCAAATATTAAAGTATATGGCAAAGCAAAAGATGAGGATGATTTGAGCAAGCGTTTTGCAATCTTCTTAAATGATGATTCAAAATATGGAGAGTTTTTCCGTACTACTTTCTATGATGTTTTTGCTTACGTTTCTAACCGTATTCCAGAAATTGCAGACCACGTTTATCAGATAGATGACGCTGTTTCAGCTGGTTTTGGTTGGGAAATGGGACCTTTCGCTACTTGGGATGCACTTGGTGTACAAGATACGATTGCCAAAATGGAAGAAGCTGGCTATAAAGTAGCTGACTGGGTAAAAGGAGTAGATTCGTTCTTCAAAACAGAAAACGGTCAGAGAAAATATTACGATATTGAATCTAAATCGTACAAGACAGTTCCAGGAACTGAAGAATTTATTGTTTTAGATGCAATCCGTGGAACAAATAAGGTTTGGGGCAACGACGGAACAACTATCTTTGATTTGGGAGATGGAGTTTTAGGACTTGAGTTCCATACAAAAATGAATGCTATCGGTAGTGAAGTAATTGAAGGTATCAATACAGCTATTTCTTTAGCAGAAAAAGATTATACAAGTTTAGTAATTGGTAATGATTCACCAAACTTCTCAGCAGGTGCAAACTTGGCTATGCTTTATATGTATGCGTTGGAGCAAGAATTTGACGAAATTGAAATGATGATTCGTCAGTTCCAAAATACAATGATGAGAGCAAAATATTCTGCCATCCCTGTTGTAGCTGCTACATCTGGCTTAGCTCTTGGTGGTGGTTGTGAGCTTTGTTTACACGCAGACCACGTACAAGCACATACAGAAACATATATGGGATTGGTTGAAGTTGGTGTAGGTCTTATTCCAGCAGGTGGAGGAACAAAAGAAATGATTCGTCGTACTGCTAACTCTTACGCTGGTGGCGATCCTAAGGTAAATCGTTTACAAGAAATTTTCTTGAATATTGCGACAGCTAAAGTAGCTACTTCAGCACAAGAGGCTTTAGAAATGGGATTCCTTCGTGGACACGATGACTACACGCTCAACCGTTCAAGACTTTTAGCTGATGCAAAACGCAAGGCAATGGAAATGGTAGCTTCTGGTTATACACAGCCTACACAACAACAAGATATCGCAGTAGAAGGACGTACAGCTTTAGCTACCTTTACAGCAGGTGCAGTAGGCATGATGTACGGACACTATGCGTCTGAACACGATATCAAAATTGCTAAAAAATTAGCTTACGTAATCGCTGGTGGCGACCTTTCAGGACCTGCAAAAGTTTCGGAACAATATCTTTTAGATTTAGAAAGAGAAGCATTCTTATCGCTTACAGGTGAGCAAAAAACTTTAGACAGAGTAAATAGCATCTTGTTTAAAGGAAAACCACTTCGTAACTAA
- a CDS encoding acetyl-CoA C-acyltransferase translates to MSQTAYIVTGFRSAVGKAKKGGFRNYRSDDLAADVIKHLVKSVPELDPTRIDDVIVGNAIPEGEQGMQMGRIVSLLSLPLNVPGMVLNRYCGSGLEAIGLASARIQAGTADCIIAGGTESMSALPMMGYKPALNWNIVSEHPEYMLSMGLTAEEIVRDYKITRQDQDEFSVKSHQKALKAIEEGKFKSQIVPVEVEETYYEDGQKKTRKYVVDTDEGPRADTSMEGLQRLRPAFAMDGTVTAGNSSQTSDGAAFVLVMSEKMVEELGLKPRLKMLAYTSAGVDPRIMGIGPVAAVPKALKQAGLKLEDIDIIELNEAFAAQSLAVIRDLKLDEEKVNPNGGAIALGHPLGCTGAKLTVQLMNEMEAQDKKYGMVTACIGGGQGIAGIFERVN, encoded by the coding sequence ATGAGTCAAACAGCATATATAGTAACTGGCTTCCGTAGCGCAGTAGGAAAAGCTAAAAAAGGTGGTTTCAGAAACTACCGTTCAGACGATTTGGCTGCTGATGTAATTAAGCATCTTGTAAAGTCTGTTCCAGAATTAGACCCAACACGTATTGACGATGTTATCGTTGGTAATGCCATTCCAGAAGGTGAGCAAGGAATGCAAATGGGTAGAATCGTTTCTCTTCTTTCTCTTCCTCTCAACGTTCCAGGGATGGTCTTGAACCGTTATTGTGGTTCTGGCTTGGAGGCAATCGGCTTGGCTTCTGCACGTATTCAAGCAGGAACAGCAGATTGTATTATTGCTGGAGGAACAGAATCTATGTCTGCTCTTCCAATGATGGGTTACAAACCTGCTCTTAACTGGAATATCGTAAGCGAACACCCAGAATACATGCTTTCTATGGGACTTACAGCAGAGGAAATTGTACGTGATTACAAAATTACTCGTCAAGACCAAGATGAGTTTTCTGTAAAGTCACACCAAAAAGCATTGAAAGCCATTGAAGAAGGTAAATTTAAGAGTCAGATTGTTCCTGTTGAAGTAGAAGAAACTTACTACGAAGACGGACAGAAAAAAACTCGTAAATATGTAGTGGATACAGACGAAGGGCCTCGTGCAGATACGTCTATGGAAGGTTTACAGCGTTTGCGTCCTGCATTTGCAATGGACGGAACGGTTACAGCAGGTAATTCTTCTCAAACTTCAGACGGAGCAGCTTTTGTTTTGGTAATGTCTGAAAAAATGGTAGAAGAATTAGGCTTAAAACCACGTTTGAAAATGTTGGCTTACACGTCTGCTGGTGTTGATCCACGTATTATGGGAATTGGTCCTGTGGCTGCTGTGCCGAAAGCATTGAAGCAAGCTGGCTTAAAACTAGAAGATATCGACATTATCGAACTCAATGAAGCCTTTGCAGCACAATCTTTAGCTGTAATCCGTGATTTGAAATTGGATGAAGAAAAAGTAAATCCAAACGGTGGTGCGATTGCTCTAGGACACCCTCTAGGCTGTACAGGTGCTAAACTTACAGTTCAGCTTATGAACGAAATGGAAGCTCAAGATAAGAAATACGGAATGGTTACTGCTTGTATTGGTGGTGGTCAGGGTATTGCTGGTATTTTTGAGCGTGTGAATTAA
- a CDS encoding sensor histidine kinase codes for MFEKEQRIAERAQLLLNENLTSEEWKNAYAHLALDYADLLSDMKFLTKISDRLHNKLSLINEQAIKHSTELENAKRMIAIQNEELKKKISQRTSDVRNAYSQLLATHSELDQFVYRASHDLKGPIARLLGLCQVANIEVKDPLAREYLEKIGKTSFEMGNILESLLYINALKNEVAEPSSFDVVEEVRKMYKALGFLSNYSKIDFDLETEIEKVFFHTDIEIFKTIIKNLLEFAIKHIDDKANRKSYIHLQIFQKSTDLEIIISYNGIEIPSSNYHLIFNLFHKIANIDETTGTELYTTQLAAYKLHGSVILLESTREKTTFSLHLPSFKKKMLVS; via the coding sequence ATGTTTGAAAAAGAACAACGCATTGCTGAACGGGCTCAATTATTACTCAATGAAAACTTAACCTCTGAAGAGTGGAAAAATGCGTATGCTCATTTGGCTTTGGACTATGCCGATTTACTATCTGACATGAAATTTCTGACAAAAATTAGTGATAGACTGCACAACAAACTATCATTGATAAACGAACAAGCAATTAAACATTCTACTGAACTAGAAAATGCGAAAAGAATGATTGCTATTCAGAATGAAGAGTTAAAAAAGAAAATAAGTCAGCGTACTTCCGATGTTAGAAATGCTTATTCACAGCTTTTAGCAACCCATTCGGAATTAGACCAATTTGTTTATAGAGCTTCGCACGATTTGAAAGGACCTATTGCTCGGCTTTTAGGACTTTGCCAAGTAGCAAACATAGAAGTAAAAGACCCTTTAGCAAGAGAATATTTAGAAAAAATAGGAAAGACTTCTTTTGAAATGGGAAATATTTTGGAAAGTCTGCTGTATATAAATGCTTTAAAAAATGAAGTGGCAGAGCCTTCTAGCTTTGATGTAGTAGAAGAAGTTAGAAAAATGTATAAAGCATTAGGTTTTCTATCCAATTACTCTAAAATAGATTTTGACCTAGAAACAGAAATAGAAAAAGTGTTTTTTCACACAGATATAGAGATATTCAAGACCATTATCAAAAATCTTTTGGAGTTTGCTATCAAACATATAGATGACAAAGCAAATAGAAAATCATACATTCATCTACAAATTTTTCAAAAATCTACAGATTTGGAAATTATTATTAGTTACAACGGAATAGAAATTCCAAGCTCTAATTATCATCTGATTTTTAATCTATTTCACAAAATTGCTAACATCGACGAAACCACAGGAACAGAACTCTATACCACTCAACTAGCAGCTTACAAACTACACGGTTCTGTGATTTTATTAGAATCTACAAGAGAAAAAACAACGTTTAGTCTTCATTTGCCTTCTTTTAAAAAGAAAATGCTTGTCAGTTAA
- a CDS encoding TRAP transporter small permease subunit, with translation MVIKIIDNFIEKTGQYTSWCASILVFLVCIDVLLRYTIGFSSAFLSELEWHIFSFFFLVGAAYTLKDDKHVRVDVFYARFSEKNKALINLFGTLFFLIPFCIIVIKGGIPYTAFAFRLSEGSPD, from the coding sequence ATGGTCATAAAAATAATAGACAATTTTATAGAAAAAACAGGGCAATATACAAGTTGGTGTGCCTCTATTTTAGTTTTTTTGGTTTGTATAGATGTGCTTTTACGCTACACCATTGGTTTTAGTAGTGCATTTTTGTCAGAACTGGAGTGGCATATTTTTTCTTTTTTCTTTCTTGTAGGGGCAGCCTACACGCTGAAAGATGACAAGCATGTGCGTGTAGATGTATTTTATGCTCGCTTCTCTGAAAAAAATAAGGCACTTATCAATCTTTTTGGGACACTTTTTTTTCTTATTCCTTTTTGTATTATTGTTATTAAAGGTGGCATTCCCTACACAGCATTTGCATTTCGTTTGTCTGAAGGTTCTCCAGACC
- a CDS encoding dynamin family protein, producing the protein MKSRILDKRLQKFRLRLDETIKNLHNLTQDIQSKELSGTVSELRQRINEPYMFVVVGEVKAGKSSFVNALLETEKDICKVAPDPCTDTVQQILYGEDEQILVMNPHLKKILLPVDILKEIAIVDTPGTNAISEGHQKITEDFIPSSDLIVFVFEAKNPYRQSSWDFFDFIHKDWRKKIIFVLQQSDLLNEADLKTNIEGVRKHAEKKGLLEPNIFAVSAKLEKEGNHEASNFAEIREYIKENITGGRAPILKLKNNIDTSKTILTKIKEGVLLREKQLEADNKFRVEIKKSLNEQEKKSLYQVDVLIENILGAYENITRETEQEINKGLSFGSLLGKSFRSVLSDKESVKMWFERVAQDLEKNLTKTLTQKLSEGITAIADTIQQMAKIIDLQLSNSPKILKENHAIFGDIADRRSRVLQDLQTEFHEFTKETENFVQKDLFPKETSFSTDFVAGGGIAIIGTAIALLTQGVVFDVTGGIITGLGLIFTGVTVVLKKQKIMQKYREQISEGKQALKEEIHQKLSTYISNLKNQIDSNFKDFDLLMEMEQKQIIELKEKYEAVERDLDKIMDELV; encoded by the coding sequence ATGAAAAGTCGCATTTTAGACAAACGCCTTCAAAAATTTCGTCTTCGTTTAGATGAAACCATTAAAAATCTACATAATCTGACACAAGATATTCAAAGTAAGGAGCTTTCTGGTACAGTGAGTGAATTGCGTCAGCGTATCAATGAACCCTATATGTTCGTTGTGGTGGGTGAGGTAAAGGCTGGAAAGAGTAGTTTTGTAAATGCACTTTTAGAGACAGAAAAAGATATTTGTAAGGTCGCTCCAGACCCTTGTACAGATACAGTTCAGCAGATTTTGTATGGAGAAGACGAGCAGATTTTGGTAATGAATCCACACTTGAAAAAGATTTTATTACCTGTCGATATTCTCAAAGAAATTGCCATTGTAGATACACCTGGTACGAATGCTATTTCAGAAGGGCATCAAAAGATTACAGAAGATTTTATTCCTTCTTCAGATTTGATTGTCTTTGTTTTTGAAGCTAAAAATCCATACAGACAGTCTAGCTGGGATTTCTTTGACTTTATTCATAAAGACTGGAGAAAAAAAATAATTTTTGTTTTGCAGCAATCAGATTTGTTGAACGAAGCTGATTTAAAGACAAACATTGAAGGCGTTCGAAAACACGCAGAGAAAAAGGGACTTTTAGAACCCAATATTTTTGCTGTTTCTGCCAAACTAGAAAAGGAAGGAAATCACGAGGCTAGTAATTTTGCAGAAATTAGAGAATATATCAAAGAAAATATTACAGGTGGGCGTGCGCCAATTTTGAAGCTAAAAAATAATATTGATACCTCTAAAACTATTCTTACTAAAATAAAAGAAGGTGTACTATTAAGAGAAAAGCAACTTGAAGCTGACAATAAATTTAGAGTAGAAATAAAAAAATCACTCAACGAGCAAGAAAAGAAATCACTCTACCAAGTAGATGTTTTGATAGAAAATATTTTGGGAGCGTATGAAAACATTACTAGAGAAACCGAACAAGAAATTAATAAAGGATTGAGTTTTGGAAGTTTATTAGGAAAGTCGTTTCGTTCAGTTCTTTCAGACAAAGAATCTGTAAAGATGTGGTTTGAGCGTGTGGCACAAGATTTAGAAAAAAATCTTACCAAAACACTTACCCAAAAGTTATCAGAAGGTATTACAGCCATAGCAGATACCATTCAGCAGATGGCAAAAATAATTGACTTACAACTTAGCAATAGTCCAAAAATTTTAAAAGAAAATCATGCTATTTTTGGAGATATTGCCGACCGTAGAAGTAGAGTTTTGCAAGACCTTCAAACTGAATTTCATGAGTTTACTAAAGAAACTGAAAATTTTGTTCAGAAAGATTTGTTTCCAAAGGAAACCAGTTTTTCTACAGATTTTGTCGCAGGTGGGGGAATAGCAATTATTGGAACGGCTATAGCATTACTCACACAAGGAGTTGTTTTTGATGTTACAGGTGGAATTATTACAGGACTCGGACTTATTTTTACTGGTGTTACGGTAGTTCTTAAGAAGCAAAAGATAATGCAAAAATATCGTGAGCAGATTAGTGAAGGCAAACAGGCTCTAAAAGAAGAAATCCATCAAAAACTTTCCACTTATATTTCCAATCTTAAAAATCAGATTGATTCCAATTTCAAAGATTTCGATTTGCTTATGGAAATGGAGCAAAAACAAATTATAGAACTCAAAGAGAAATATGAAGCTGTTGAAAGAGATTTAGATAAGATAATGGACGAACTGGTTTAG
- a CDS encoding TonB-dependent receptor plug domain-containing protein — protein MKSNSFIFLAILFVGCSFATFSLAQTDSTANKENVSTPLHLAKEKLTEADLNKTTLTEETRLVSVSRSEKELEDIPSTVYVVTKEEILENGYITLVDVLKTVPWIKVSQPGSGVLGEMFLMRGQIGNEYTKILINNVPIQPAVNGALAIGAQLPIAQAERIEIVYGPASAVYGGDAVAGVINIITQTSEKSAYAQANAYFGTNDYRHVDFLAGGKAGRDKNVLQYSIYGNLTKREDLNLDRDSEAFNPFNTFLNSFTAPNEPEMRRLLTELAINQPDSFLRLLENQAGMSYYEGGNPFKAVVNQLPEQSYLIGVKFKYRKFQVAIDEMYSRRHSVLGRTPAFFSYASPETYMGETIRRTHVSYQTSNKNSSFLINASYLFYRLDANSSFGTNYNIGRSEGRSYRYEGSDDVFLESIYTRKFNQNLEITGGFSATLSANLPVTNDLEEPFDITLYQDALNGNLEPDPILGNFGYNGNNLMNGGIFLQAYYTHDKWVTVVGGRIDFRDRFEGDSISTNVALNPRASILYKANSKLSFRASGATAFRAPSPSTQFASTALLDLETDSVIYQQIPNPNLNPEHSVTIETGVRYFPAKNITLDIVGYFTGTRSPIVGRFRRINKNIYPNASYLSGNSNGTAREYINDEDSRSATYGIQGILKVKNIIKRIHLDTDLFFSYTQGSEVLPDNGGTIDDYRMQPDFMGQWRISFRPSQKWYINFQNILMTGWYRRNVFNVEQYEEDRARTDGYYTLDILARHYFNKNVSAYFRINNVFDAKYGGIDATGLDIDATFNPQLQRNIQAGVSFKIN, from the coding sequence ATGAAAAGTAACTCTTTTATTTTTCTAGCTATCTTATTTGTTGGTTGTAGTTTCGCTACGTTTTCATTAGCTCAAACAGACAGCACTGCCAATAAAGAAAACGTATCTACACCTTTGCACCTTGCCAAAGAAAAACTTACTGAAGCAGACCTAAACAAAACAACCCTTACAGAAGAAACACGCCTAGTTTCGGTCAGTCGTTCAGAAAAAGAACTTGAAGATATTCCTTCTACAGTATATGTGGTTACGAAAGAAGAAATTTTGGAAAACGGATACATTACACTGGTAGATGTTTTGAAAACTGTTCCTTGGATAAAAGTCTCTCAACCTGGTTCAGGTGTTTTGGGAGAAATGTTTTTAATGCGTGGGCAAATAGGCAATGAATACACCAAAATTTTGATAAATAATGTTCCTATTCAACCTGCTGTAAATGGTGCGCTTGCTATTGGAGCGCAACTTCCTATCGCTCAAGCTGAAAGAATAGAGATTGTATATGGCCCTGCTTCTGCTGTTTATGGTGGAGATGCTGTGGCTGGGGTAATAAATATTATCACTCAGACTTCTGAAAAATCAGCTTATGCACAAGCAAATGCCTATTTTGGTACAAACGATTATCGCCATGTAGATTTTTTAGCTGGGGGAAAGGCTGGAAGAGACAAAAATGTTTTGCAGTATAGTATTTATGGAAATCTTACCAAAAGAGAAGATTTGAACTTGGATAGAGACTCGGAAGCCTTTAATCCATTTAATACATTTTTAAACTCTTTTACTGCTCCAAATGAGCCTGAAATGAGAAGACTACTTACAGAACTAGCAATAAATCAGCCAGATTCTTTTTTAAGATTATTAGAAAACCAAGCTGGAATGAGCTATTATGAAGGCGGTAACCCCTTTAAAGCTGTTGTAAACCAACTACCTGAACAAAGTTACTTGATAGGCGTAAAATTTAAGTACAGAAAGTTCCAAGTAGCAATAGATGAAATGTATAGCCGAAGACATAGTGTTTTAGGGCGAACACCTGCTTTTTTTTCGTATGCTAGTCCCGAAACCTATATGGGTGAAACCATTCGTAGGACACATGTCTCATATCAAACAAGTAATAAAAACTCTTCATTCTTGATAAATGCTTCCTACCTATTTTATAGATTAGATGCAAATAGCTCTTTTGGAACTAATTATAACATAGGTAGATCTGAAGGTCGTTCGTATCGTTATGAAGGCTCAGATGACGTTTTTTTAGAAAGCATTTATACAAGAAAATTTAATCAAAACCTTGAGATTACAGGTGGTTTTTCTGCCACACTTTCGGCAAACCTACCTGTTACTAATGACCTTGAAGAGCCTTTTGATATAACATTATATCAAGATGCCTTAAATGGTAATCTTGAACCTGACCCTATATTAGGAAATTTTGGTTATAATGGAAATAATCTTATGAACGGAGGAATATTTTTACAAGCCTATTATACGCACGACAAATGGGTAACTGTTGTGGGAGGAAGAATTGATTTTCGTGATAGATTTGAAGGAGATAGTATCTCTACGAATGTAGCGTTAAACCCTAGAGCTTCTATATTATATAAGGCAAATTCTAAATTATCTTTTAGAGCTTCTGGAGCAACAGCCTTTCGTGCCCCATCTCCTTCTACTCAATTTGCTTCAACAGCTTTACTAGACCTTGAAACAGACTCAGTCATTTATCAACAAATTCCAAACCCTAATCTTAACCCAGAACATTCCGTTACAATAGAAACAGGAGTTCGTTATTTTCCTGCCAAAAATATCACACTAGATATTGTAGGTTATTTTACAGGAACAAGAAGTCCGATTGTGGGACGTTTCCGTAGAATAAATAAAAATATCTACCCTAATGCCTCTTATCTCTCTGGTAATTCTAATGGTACAGCACGAGAGTATATTAATGATGAGGACAGCCGTTCGGCAACGTATGGAATACAAGGGATACTAAAAGTAAAAAATATTATTAAACGCATTCATTTGGACACAGATTTATTTTTTAGTTATACACAAGGAAGTGAGGTTTTACCTGACAATGGTGGCACAATAGATGATTATCGCATGCAACCTGATTTTATGGGACAATGGCGTATTTCTTTTCGTCCTTCTCAAAAATGGTATATTAATTTTCAGAATATCTTAATGACTGGATGGTATAGACGCAATGTTTTTAATGTAGAACAATACGAAGAAGATAGAGCTAGAACAGATGGTTATTATACTTTAGATATACTTGCACGTCATTACTTTAATAAAAATGTAAGTGCCTATTTTAGAATAAATAATGTTTTTGATGCAAAATATGGAGGAATAGATGCTACAGGTTTGGATATAGATGCTACCTTCAATCCTCAATTACAAAGAAATATACAGGCAGGAGTGAGTTTTAAGATAAATTAG
- a CDS encoding RNA polymerase sigma factor yields MNSSETRSILQVSVQSQSEEELILAAQNDPKHFRVLYETNYEAIFRFLYRKTNDEALAADLTAQTFVKALTNIHKFEYKGVPFSAWLYRIASNEFLKYYRKHKKMPVYSLEEETAKKLTNFSEAQADERQQERIGELKKVLETLKPKEMQMIELRFFEDKSFKEIGFILETTESAAKMKTYRILEKIKNTITN; encoded by the coding sequence TTGAACTCATCTGAAACACGTAGCATATTGCAAGTATCTGTTCAAAGCCAAAGCGAAGAAGAACTCATTTTGGCTGCACAAAACGACCCTAAACATTTTAGAGTGCTTTATGAAACCAACTATGAAGCTATTTTTCGTTTTTTATATAGAAAAACAAATGATGAAGCTCTAGCTGCCGACCTAACAGCACAAACTTTTGTGAAAGCTCTGACCAATATTCATAAATTCGAATATAAAGGAGTGCCGTTTTCAGCGTGGCTCTACAGAATTGCATCAAACGAGTTTTTGAAATATTATAGAAAGCATAAAAAAATGCCTGTGTATTCTTTAGAAGAGGAAACAGCAAAAAAACTCACTAACTTTTCAGAAGCCCAAGCAGATGAAAGACAACAAGAACGCATCGGAGAGCTAAAAAAAGTATTAGAAACCCTAAAACCAAAAGAGATGCAGATGATAGAACTTCGTTTTTTTGAAGACAAATCTTTCAAAGAAATTGGTTTTATCTTAGAGACAACAGAAAGCGCAGCCAAAATGAAAACCTATAGAATATTAGAGAAAATTAAAAATACAATTACGAATTAG